One genomic window of Microbacterium sp. BH-3-3-3 includes the following:
- a CDS encoding MazG family protein, whose translation MRAVRQRCAWTKTIDHAALVPYLVEESAEVIDAVESGTRADLREELGDLLWQVLFHAEIASGDPEEPFDIDDVARGLTEKMVRRHPHVFAGAVASTPEEVLVHWNAAKAAEKSERTSVLDGVSDHMPALALAQKLVGKAAQVGVHAPSHRLADPATETELGDALLALVQQGRDRGWDAERALRERLRTLRAEVTAAEAAPGAS comes from the coding sequence ATGCGGGCTGTGCGCCAGCGCTGCGCGTGGACGAAGACGATCGACCACGCGGCCCTCGTGCCCTACCTCGTCGAAGAGAGCGCCGAGGTGATCGACGCCGTCGAGTCGGGCACCCGCGCCGACCTGCGCGAGGAGCTGGGCGATCTGCTGTGGCAGGTGCTGTTCCACGCCGAGATCGCGTCGGGCGACCCCGAAGAGCCCTTCGACATCGACGACGTCGCTCGCGGACTCACCGAAAAGATGGTGCGTCGGCATCCGCACGTCTTCGCCGGGGCCGTGGCATCCACTCCCGAAGAGGTGCTCGTGCACTGGAACGCGGCGAAGGCGGCCGAGAAGAGCGAGCGCACGAGTGTCCTCGACGGGGTCAGCGACCACATGCCCGCGCTCGCGCTCGCGCAGAAGTTGGTCGGCAAGGCCGCGCAGGTGGGCGTGCACGCGCCGTCGCACCGGCTCGCCGATCCCGCGACCGAGACGGAGCTGGGCGACGCGTTGTTGGCGCTGGTGCAGCAGGGCCGCGACCGGGGCTGGGACGCCGAGCGCGCCCTGCGCGAGCGTCTGCGCACCCTGCGCGCCGAGGTCA
- a CDS encoding phosphoenolpyruvate carboxylase: MRELTPTEAIDLVGRFEAGQELPEQMRADVRLLGSLLGRVLQESGSPGLYDDVERLRSATIQAYTDETPEAFERAAAIADGFSIARADEVARAFTAYFHLVNLVEEHQRVRVLRERGDNPSRSGTPDTIATAYERLSSEVGEETALARLQALRFHPVFTAHPTEARRRAISTSIRRLSELLAEHDAASDGGTESRRTERRMLEEIDTLWRTAPLRREKPSPVDEVRSVMSVFDETLYTAVPRVYRRIDDILQGEHAGSRAPIVKPFVRVGSWVGGDRDGNPFVTASVTRKAAAIASEHVLLGLERTTQRVGRGLTLDAESTPPSDVLVTLWHRLRAADEDAAAEIAERSPDEPHRRIMLLLARKIAATRSRNADLAYRDPEHLLADLRTVQDSLVAAGAARQAYGALQRLVWQVETYGFHLTELEVRQHSAVHRKVLEELRAGGGRSEQTDEVLEVFRSIAYVQERFGPRAAGRYIVSFTQSAEDLANVHELAAFAMGPGEDVPVLDVIPLFETFADLQAAPGILAEIVSHPSFVSRLDATGRRLEVMLGYSDSSKDVGPVAANLALYEAQAKISTWAETEGIELTLFHGRGGALGRGGGPANSAILAQPPHSVDGRFKLTEQGEVIFARYGDADIAMRHIDQVAAAVLTASSPSIERRNRGAAEAFADVASTMDVASRERFFALVKAPGFAPWFATVTPMEELGHLALGSRPARRGLSVESLEDLRAIPWVFSWTQARINLAGWFGLGTALDAVGDEPRLRDAYEQWPLFRTMIDNVAMSLAKADERIARRYLALGDRDDLAGLVMDEMLLTRSWVERITGGDLLGNKPVLQRAVKMRSPYVDALSLLQLRALRALRDAANTSETPDAEQQRLLLLSVSGVAAGLQNTG; this comes from the coding sequence GTGCGTGAACTGACCCCGACCGAGGCCATCGACCTCGTGGGCCGCTTCGAAGCCGGCCAAGAGCTCCCCGAACAGATGCGCGCCGACGTGCGCCTGCTCGGCTCGCTGCTCGGCCGCGTCCTTCAGGAGAGCGGCTCCCCCGGCCTGTACGACGATGTCGAGCGGCTGCGCTCGGCGACGATCCAGGCCTACACCGACGAGACGCCCGAAGCGTTCGAGCGGGCCGCGGCGATCGCCGACGGCTTCTCGATCGCGCGGGCCGACGAGGTGGCCCGTGCCTTCACGGCCTACTTCCACCTCGTCAACCTCGTCGAGGAGCACCAGCGCGTGCGCGTGCTGCGCGAGCGAGGAGACAACCCGTCGCGCTCCGGCACGCCCGACACCATCGCGACGGCATACGAGCGGCTGTCGAGCGAAGTGGGCGAAGAGACCGCGCTCGCGCGCCTCCAAGCGCTGCGCTTCCACCCGGTCTTCACGGCTCACCCCACCGAAGCCCGCCGCCGCGCGATCTCCACGAGCATCCGTCGCCTGTCGGAGCTGCTCGCCGAGCACGACGCCGCCTCCGACGGTGGCACCGAGAGCCGTCGAACCGAGCGCCGCATGCTCGAAGAGATCGACACGCTGTGGCGCACCGCTCCCCTCCGGCGCGAGAAGCCGTCGCCCGTCGACGAGGTGCGCTCGGTCATGTCGGTGTTCGACGAGACGCTCTACACCGCCGTGCCGCGCGTGTACCGCCGCATCGACGACATCCTGCAGGGCGAGCACGCCGGTTCCCGCGCCCCGATCGTGAAGCCGTTCGTGCGCGTCGGCTCGTGGGTGGGTGGCGACCGCGACGGAAACCCCTTCGTCACGGCATCCGTCACCCGCAAGGCCGCCGCAATCGCGAGCGAGCACGTGCTGCTGGGCCTCGAACGCACCACGCAGCGCGTGGGTCGCGGACTGACCCTCGATGCCGAGTCCACGCCGCCGAGCGATGTCCTCGTCACCCTGTGGCACCGTCTGCGCGCCGCCGACGAAGACGCCGCGGCCGAGATCGCCGAGCGCTCCCCCGACGAACCCCACCGCCGCATCATGCTGTTGCTCGCACGCAAGATCGCCGCGACCCGTTCCCGCAACGCCGACCTCGCGTACCGCGACCCCGAGCACCTTCTCGCCGATCTGCGGACGGTGCAGGATTCACTCGTCGCCGCGGGAGCCGCACGTCAGGCCTACGGCGCCCTGCAGCGCCTGGTGTGGCAGGTCGAGACCTACGGCTTCCACCTCACCGAGCTCGAGGTGCGACAGCACTCGGCCGTGCACCGGAAGGTGCTCGAAGAGCTCCGCGCGGGCGGTGGCCGCAGCGAGCAGACCGACGAGGTGCTCGAGGTCTTCCGTTCCATCGCCTACGTGCAGGAGCGCTTCGGGCCCCGCGCCGCCGGTCGGTACATCGTGTCGTTCACGCAGTCGGCCGAAGACCTGGCCAACGTGCACGAACTGGCCGCGTTCGCGATGGGCCCGGGTGAGGACGTGCCCGTTCTCGACGTCATCCCTCTCTTCGAGACCTTCGCCGACCTGCAGGCCGCCCCCGGCATCCTCGCCGAGATCGTGTCGCATCCGTCGTTCGTCAGTCGACTGGATGCCACGGGCCGGCGCCTCGAGGTCATGCTGGGTTACTCCGACTCCTCCAAAGACGTCGGACCGGTCGCGGCGAACCTCGCGCTGTACGAGGCGCAGGCGAAGATCTCGACGTGGGCCGAGACCGAGGGCATCGAGCTGACGCTCTTCCACGGTCGCGGTGGTGCGCTCGGACGAGGCGGCGGACCCGCCAACTCCGCGATCCTCGCGCAGCCCCCGCACTCCGTCGACGGCCGGTTCAAGCTCACCGAGCAGGGCGAGGTCATCTTCGCCCGCTACGGCGATGCCGACATCGCCATGCGCCATATCGATCAGGTCGCGGCGGCCGTGCTCACGGCCTCCTCCCCCTCGATCGAGCGCCGCAACCGTGGGGCCGCTGAGGCGTTCGCCGATGTCGCGAGCACGATGGACGTCGCCTCGCGGGAGCGTTTCTTCGCCCTCGTGAAGGCTCCCGGCTTCGCACCGTGGTTCGCCACGGTCACGCCGATGGAAGAGCTCGGTCACCTGGCATTGGGCTCTCGCCCCGCGCGACGCGGCCTCTCGGTGGAGTCGCTCGAAGACCTCCGGGCCATTCCCTGGGTGTTCTCGTGGACGCAGGCGCGCATCAACCTCGCCGGATGGTTCGGCCTGGGCACGGCGCTCGACGCCGTCGGCGATGAGCCGCGCCTGCGCGACGCGTACGAGCAGTGGCCGCTGTTCCGCACCATGATCGACAACGTCGCGATGAGCCTCGCGAAGGCCGACGAGCGCATCGCCCGCCGCTACCTGGCACTCGGCGACCGTGACGACCTCGCGGGGCTCGTGATGGACGAGATGCTGCTCACCCGGTCGTGGGTCGAACGCATCACCGGCGGCGACCTGCTGGGCAACAAACCCGTGCTGCAGCGCGCGGTCAAGATGCGCAGCCCCTACGTCGACGCGCTCTCGCTGCTGCAGTTGCGGGCGCTCCGCGCCCTGCGCGACGCGGCGAACACCTCCGAGACACCGGATGCCGAACAGCAGCGCCTGCTGCTGCTGTCGGTGAGCGGTGTGGCCGCGGGACTCCAGAACACCGGGTGA